A window from Micromonospora terminaliae encodes these proteins:
- the trmB gene encoding tRNA (guanosine(46)-N7)-methyltransferase TrmB yields the protein MTSTDFSAAPPAHASRIRTFHPRRGRMSDRQRDALARLWPAYGLEIDDLDGPCDPAALFGRRAPLVLEIGSGMGDATAAMAAADPDRHYLAVEVHTPGIANLLDLVERHGLDNVRVAKGDALDLVRAMPEGCLDAVHVFFPDPWPKARHHKRRIIQPAHVALLRSRLVPGGTLHCATDWAEYAESMRETLTADPELVDVHGGFAPRPADRPVTKFERRALTAGREIFDLVHRRR from the coding sequence GTGACCTCCACCGACTTCAGCGCCGCGCCGCCGGCCCACGCCTCCCGTATCCGCACCTTCCACCCGCGGCGCGGGCGGATGAGCGACCGGCAGCGCGACGCGCTGGCCCGGCTGTGGCCCGCGTACGGCCTGGAGATCGACGACCTGGACGGGCCGTGCGATCCGGCGGCGCTGTTCGGACGGCGGGCGCCGCTGGTGCTGGAGATCGGCTCTGGCATGGGCGACGCCACCGCGGCGATGGCGGCCGCCGACCCGGACCGACACTATCTGGCGGTTGAGGTGCACACGCCCGGAATCGCCAACCTGCTCGACCTGGTCGAACGGCACGGCCTGGACAACGTGCGGGTGGCCAAGGGCGACGCGCTGGACCTGGTGCGGGCCATGCCGGAGGGCTGCCTGGACGCGGTGCACGTCTTCTTCCCCGACCCGTGGCCGAAGGCCCGCCATCACAAGCGGCGGATCATCCAGCCGGCGCACGTGGCGCTGCTGCGCTCCCGGCTGGTCCCCGGCGGGACGCTGCACTGCGCGACGGACTGGGCCGAGTACGCCGAGTCGATGCGGGAGACGCTGACCGCCGACCCGGAGCTGGTCGACGTGCACGGCGGCTTTGCGCCCCGGCCCGCGGACCGGCCGGTGACCAAGTTCGAGCGGCGGGCGCTGACCGCCGGGCGGGAGATCTTCGACCTGGTGCACCGGCGACGCTGA
- a CDS encoding class F sortase codes for MATNPTPQPAARAAQSTTRSGRAAGRSPWSVPLAVLLVLVGVFATGAGLGRTAGPFDWADAATGPSRRTAEPARAREPASLPVRLAVPSIKVTAPVTPVGQARDGSIDVPPLTEHNQTGWYNRGSVPGDPGRAIIVGHVDTKSGPAVFYRLHDLKPGDRIEVTRSDRSVVTFKVDTVEYFDKANLPADRVYGESGPAELRLITCGGEWVGGHTGYEDNVIAFASLLDTRNP; via the coding sequence ATGGCCACGAACCCGACCCCCCAGCCCGCCGCCCGGGCGGCCCAGTCCACCACCCGGTCGGGACGGGCCGCCGGCCGCAGCCCGTGGTCGGTGCCCCTCGCCGTGCTGCTGGTGCTGGTCGGGGTCTTCGCCACCGGCGCCGGGCTGGGCCGGACCGCCGGGCCGTTCGACTGGGCCGACGCGGCGACCGGGCCCAGCCGGCGTACCGCGGAACCGGCCCGCGCGCGCGAGCCCGCCAGCCTCCCGGTCCGCCTCGCCGTGCCCTCCATCAAGGTCACCGCCCCGGTCACCCCGGTCGGCCAGGCAAGGGACGGGTCGATCGACGTCCCGCCGCTGACCGAGCACAACCAGACCGGCTGGTACAACCGCGGGTCGGTGCCCGGCGACCCCGGGCGGGCGATCATCGTCGGGCACGTGGACACCAAGAGCGGGCCGGCCGTCTTCTACCGGCTGCACGACCTGAAGCCGGGGGACCGGATCGAGGTCACCCGGTCGGACCGCAGCGTGGTCACCTTCAAGGTCGACACGGTCGAGTACTTCGACAAGGCCAACCTCCCCGCCGACCGTGTCTACGGCGAGTCCGGCCCCGCGGAGCTGCGGCTGATCACCTGCGGCGGCGAGTGGGTGGGCGGCCACACCGGCTACGAGGACAACGTGATCGCCTTCGCCTCCCTGCTCGACACCCGCAACCCCTGA
- a CDS encoding winged helix-turn-helix domain-containing protein, with translation MPIPTTGYREVAEDIAARIRSGEYPPGERLPTYKEFADLYSVSVTTVQRAIIILQDRGLVVGLQGRGLWVAEQTPR, from the coding sequence ATGCCAATCCCCACCACCGGATATCGCGAGGTGGCCGAGGACATCGCTGCCCGCATCAGGAGCGGCGAGTACCCGCCCGGCGAACGGCTGCCGACCTACAAAGAATTCGCTGACCTCTACAGCGTCAGTGTCACGACCGTGCAGCGGGCGATCATCATCCTCCAGGATCGCGGCCTGGTCGTCGGCCTGCAGGGCCGCGGCCTGTGGGTCGCCGAGCAGACACCCCGCTGA
- a CDS encoding antibiotic biosynthesis monooxygenase family protein, producing MAVVKINAIDVPPGAGAELEKRFAARAGAVENSPGFLGFELLRPVAGENRYFVYTRWETEEAYQAWAQGPSRAAHAGGEGGEPRKPVATGATLLEFEVVQHVPGKG from the coding sequence ATGGCAGTCGTGAAGATCAACGCGATCGACGTACCGCCGGGTGCCGGCGCGGAGCTGGAGAAGCGGTTCGCGGCCCGGGCCGGCGCGGTGGAGAACTCCCCCGGCTTCCTCGGCTTCGAGCTGCTCCGCCCGGTCGCCGGGGAGAACCGCTACTTCGTCTACACCCGGTGGGAGACGGAAGAGGCGTACCAGGCGTGGGCGCAGGGGCCGTCCCGGGCCGCGCACGCCGGCGGCGAGGGCGGCGAGCCCCGCAAGCCGGTCGCCACCGGGGCCACGCTGCTGGAGTTCGAGGTCGTGCAGCACGTCCCCGGCAAGGGCTGA
- a CDS encoding exodeoxyribonuclease III: MRLATWNVNSVKARLPRLLDWLATTKPDVVCLQETKCPDGAFPVAEVGELGYEAASHSDGRWNGVAILSRVGLADVAVGFPGEPGFPLPEARAISATCGGLRVWSVYVPNGRSPDDPHYVYKLAWFAALRDALEPEVAGGLPLAVCGDFNVAPTDADVWDPKLFVTSTHVTPPERAALAALRDLGLSDVVPTPMKGPHPFTYWDYRAGMFHQNKGMRIDLVYASAPFARAVTSAYVDREARKGKGPSDHAPIVVDADLVPSVETF; encoded by the coding sequence ATGCGCCTGGCGACCTGGAACGTCAACTCGGTGAAGGCCCGCCTCCCCCGCCTGCTCGACTGGCTGGCCACCACGAAGCCCGACGTCGTCTGCCTGCAGGAGACCAAGTGCCCCGACGGGGCCTTCCCGGTCGCCGAGGTGGGCGAGCTGGGCTACGAGGCGGCCAGCCACAGCGACGGCCGGTGGAACGGCGTGGCCATCCTGTCCCGCGTGGGTCTGGCCGACGTGGCGGTCGGCTTCCCCGGCGAGCCGGGCTTCCCGCTGCCCGAGGCCCGCGCCATCTCGGCCACCTGTGGCGGCCTGCGGGTCTGGTCCGTGTACGTGCCCAACGGCCGCTCCCCCGACGACCCGCACTACGTCTACAAGCTGGCCTGGTTCGCGGCGCTGCGGGACGCCCTGGAGCCGGAGGTGGCCGGCGGGCTGCCGCTCGCGGTCTGCGGCGACTTCAACGTCGCACCGACCGACGCCGACGTCTGGGACCCGAAGCTGTTCGTCACCTCCACCCACGTCACCCCGCCCGAGCGGGCCGCCCTGGCCGCGCTGCGCGACCTCGGCCTCAGCGACGTGGTGCCGACCCCCATGAAGGGCCCGCACCCCTTCACCTACTGGGACTACCGGGCCGGCATGTTCCACCAGAACAAGGGCATGCGGATCGACCTGGTCTACGCCTCCGCGCCGTTCGCCCGCGCGGTCACCTCGGCGTACGTGGACCGGGAGGCCCGCAAGGGCAAGGGCCCCTCCGACCACGCCCCCATCGTGGTGGACGCCGACCTCGTGCCGTCCGTCGAGACGTTCTGA
- a CDS encoding proteasome assembly chaperone family protein, which translates to MLDPHELYELTDDLPDLGQPVLIQALTGFVDAGSATRLAREQLLTSLESRPIARFDVDQLFDYRSRRPVMTFVEDHWAEYDAPALELHLLRDDDETPFLLLTGPEPDLQWERFVAAVAALCTRLDVRLTVGLNSIPMAVPHTRPSGVTAHATRRDLISGYEPWLQKVQVPGSVGHLLEYRLGEQGRDALGFAAHVPHYVAQTEYPAAAEALLAAVSRSTGLLLPRDGLGAAAEVVRVEIDRQVAQTEEAATLVQALEEQYDAFARGRGEKSLLAPETGPLPTADELGAELERFLAEQTRPGDTPER; encoded by the coding sequence GTGCTCGACCCACACGAGCTCTACGAACTCACCGACGATCTGCCCGATCTCGGCCAACCGGTGCTGATCCAGGCGCTCACCGGCTTCGTCGACGCCGGCAGCGCCACCCGGCTGGCCCGGGAGCAGCTGCTGACCTCCCTGGAGTCGCGGCCCATCGCCCGCTTCGACGTCGACCAGCTCTTCGACTACCGCTCCCGCCGGCCCGTGATGACCTTCGTGGAGGACCACTGGGCCGAGTACGACGCCCCGGCGCTGGAGCTGCACCTGCTGCGCGACGACGACGAGACCCCGTTCCTGCTGCTCACCGGCCCCGAGCCGGATCTCCAGTGGGAACGCTTCGTGGCCGCCGTCGCCGCGCTCTGCACCCGGCTCGACGTCCGGCTCACCGTCGGGCTCAACTCGATCCCGATGGCCGTCCCGCACACCCGGCCCAGCGGCGTCACCGCCCACGCCACCCGGCGGGACCTGATCTCGGGATACGAGCCCTGGCTCCAGAAGGTCCAGGTGCCCGGCAGCGTCGGTCACCTGCTGGAGTACCGCCTCGGCGAGCAGGGTCGCGACGCGCTCGGCTTCGCCGCCCACGTGCCGCACTACGTCGCCCAGACCGAGTACCCGGCCGCCGCCGAGGCGCTGCTCGCCGCGGTGTCCCGCAGCACCGGCCTGCTGCTCCCCCGCGACGGCCTGGGCGCCGCCGCCGAGGTGGTGCGGGTGGAGATCGACCGCCAGGTCGCGCAGACCGAGGAGGCGGCCACCCTGGTCCAGGCCCTGGAGGAGCAGTACGACGCGTTCGCGCGCGGCCGCGGCGAGAAGAGCCTCCTGGCCCCGGAGACCGGGCCGCTGCCCACCGCCGACGAACTCGGCGCCGAACTGGAACGCTTCCTCGCCGAGCAGACCCGTCCCGGAGACACCCCGGAACGCTGA